In Zingiber officinale cultivar Zhangliang chromosome 1A, Zo_v1.1, whole genome shotgun sequence, a genomic segment contains:
- the LOC122038233 gene encoding DCC family protein At1g52590, chloroplastic-like isoform X1 translates to MHLNCGSADANVHDFLPRHLANAQRSQRVRSNHQSFSIGTVSQDLAFSSSHSAMTLVLPVVLGSLPIGATPVRFKQTQAPVAALGIQSPPSSSSASVDWVKVTDGEFFQTDSRPIMLFDGVCNLCNGGVRFVRDNDRNRMIRYEALQSESGRKLLQRCGRSSDDISSVVLVEKDRCSIKSEAVLRIMEFLGLPFPQLAFFLKIAPLFVRDFSYDIVANNRYALFGRTEAESSIRDHISIFKGELTGVAQFMTRRTRDTSLL, encoded by the exons ATGCACCTAAATTGTGGTTCAGCCGACGCCAACGTACACGATTTTCTACCCCGGCATTTGGCAAATGCTCAAAGGAGCCAAAGGGTAAGATCAAATCACCAATCCTTCTCTATTGGCACGGTAAGCCAAGATCTTGCCTTCTCCAGTTCCCACAGCGCCATGACGCTCGTCCTTCCAGTCGTGCTCGGCTCTCTACCCATCGGCGCAACCCCAGTAAGGTTCAAACAAACCCAAGCGCCGGTAGCTGCACTTGGGATCCAGTCTCCGCCTTCCTCCTCTTCCGCCTCCGTCGACTGGGTGAAGGTCACCGACGGCGAGTTCTTCCAAACCGACTCCAGGCCGATCATGCTCTTCGACG GCGTGTGCAATTTGTGCAACGGTGGAGTCAGATTTGTTCGGGACAACGATCGCAACAG AATGATTAGGTACGAGGCGCTTCAGAGTGAATCCGGCAGGAAACTTCTGCAAAGATGCGGGAGATCATCCGACGATATTTCCAGTGTAGTACTTGTCGAAAAAGACAG GTGTTCTATAAAGTCAGAAGCTGTCCTCAGGATTATGGAGTTTCTTGGCCTCCCGTTTCCTCAACTTGCTTTCTTCTTGAAGATTGCCCCACT GTTTGTGAGGGATTTTTCTTATGACATAGTTGCCAACAACCGCTATGCACTTTTTGGCCGCACAGAAGCAGAATCAT CAATTCGAGACCATATATCCATTTTTAAAGGCGAACTAACTGGAGTAGCCCAATTCATGACAAGAAGAACAAGAGATACCAGCTTGCTCTAA
- the LOC122038233 gene encoding DCC family protein At1g52590, chloroplastic-like isoform X2 gives MLKGAKGSHSAMTLVLPVVLGSLPIGATPVRFKQTQAPVAALGIQSPPSSSSASVDWVKVTDGEFFQTDSRPIMLFDGVCNLCNGGVRFVRDNDRNRMIRYEALQSESGRKLLQRCGRSSDDISSVVLVEKDRCSIKSEAVLRIMEFLGLPFPQLAFFLKIAPLFVRDFSYDIVANNRYALFGRTEAESSIRDHISIFKGELTGVAQFMTRRTRDTSLL, from the exons ATGCTCAAAGGAGCCAAAGG TTCCCACAGCGCCATGACGCTCGTCCTTCCAGTCGTGCTCGGCTCTCTACCCATCGGCGCAACCCCAGTAAGGTTCAAACAAACCCAAGCGCCGGTAGCTGCACTTGGGATCCAGTCTCCGCCTTCCTCCTCTTCCGCCTCCGTCGACTGGGTGAAGGTCACCGACGGCGAGTTCTTCCAAACCGACTCCAGGCCGATCATGCTCTTCGACG GCGTGTGCAATTTGTGCAACGGTGGAGTCAGATTTGTTCGGGACAACGATCGCAACAG AATGATTAGGTACGAGGCGCTTCAGAGTGAATCCGGCAGGAAACTTCTGCAAAGATGCGGGAGATCATCCGACGATATTTCCAGTGTAGTACTTGTCGAAAAAGACAG GTGTTCTATAAAGTCAGAAGCTGTCCTCAGGATTATGGAGTTTCTTGGCCTCCCGTTTCCTCAACTTGCTTTCTTCTTGAAGATTGCCCCACT GTTTGTGAGGGATTTTTCTTATGACATAGTTGCCAACAACCGCTATGCACTTTTTGGCCGCACAGAAGCAGAATCAT CAATTCGAGACCATATATCCATTTTTAAAGGCGAACTAACTGGAGTAGCCCAATTCATGACAAGAAGAACAAGAGATACCAGCTTGCTCTAA
- the LOC122038232 gene encoding calcium-dependent mitochondrial ATP-magnesium/phosphate carrier protein 2-like — MSGAVKAVEQRIDFPAKMETLPTETDQKQHRKQGGCNPVKKPGPVSMDHVLLALRETKEEREARIRSLFGFFDKAGLGYLDYDQIETGLSGLNIPAEYKYARDLLKVCDSDRDGRVEYQEFRRYMDGKELELYRIFQAIDVEHNGCILPEELWDALIEAGIEIDDEELASFVDHVDKDNNGIITFEEWRDFLLLYPHEITMENIYQYWEKVCHIDIGEQAVIPEGISKHSNAAKYLIAGGVAGATSRTTTAPLDRLKVILQVQTTQARILPATKKIWRESGFLGFFRGNGLNVMKVAPESALRFFAFELLKDYIVKAKGTDKSDIGASGRLIAGGLAGAVAQTAIYPLDLVKTRLQTHACEGSRVPSLATLTKDIWVHEGPRAFYRGVVPSLLGIIPYAGIDLTAYETLKEMSRTYILNNTEPGPLVQLGCGTISGALGATCVYPLQVIRTRMQAQRANSSTSYSGMSDVFWKTFRNEGFGGFYKGLFPNLLKVVPSASITYLVYETMKKSLFLD, encoded by the exons ATGTCCGGCGCGGTCAAGGCGGTGGAGCAGCGGATCGACTTCCCCGCCAAGATGGAGACACTGCCGACGGAGACGGATCAGAAGCAGCATCGGAAACAGGGCGGTTGCAACCCGGTGAAGAAGCCGGGACCCGTGTCCATGGACCACGTCCTGCTCGCGCTGCGCGAGACCAAGGAGGAGCGGGAGGCCCGGATCCGGAGCCTCTTTGGCTTCTTCGACAAGGCAGGGCTTGGCTACCTCGATTATGACCAGATCGAGACTGGCCTGTCCGGTCTCAACATCCCCGCTGAGTACAAGTACGCTAGGGATCTCCTTAAGGTTTGCGACTCCGACCGCGACGGGCGCGTCGAATACCAGGAGTTCCGTAGGTACATGGACGGCAAGGAGCTCGAGCTCTATCGAATCTTCCAGGCCATCGATGTCGAGCATAATGGCTGTATTTTGCCCGAGGAACTCTGGGATGCCCTCATCGAGGCAG GGATTGAAATTGATGATGAAGAGCTTGCTAGTTTCGTGGACCATGTTGATAAGGATAACAATGGGATTATAACTTTTGAGGAATGGAGAGATTTTCTTCTACTTTACCCTCATGAAATAACTATGGAGAACATCTACCAGTATTGGGAAAAAGTTTGTCACATTGATATTGGCGAACAGGCTGTTATCCCAGAAGGGATAAGTAAACATTCGAATGCAGCCAAATACCTCATTGCAGGTGGTGTTGCTGGAGCAACTTCTCGTACCACCACTGCTCCTCTTGACAGGCTTAAAGTGATTTTGCAAGTACAGACAACACAAGCACGTATTTTGCCAGCAACAAAAAAGATATGGAGAGAGAGTGGTTTCTTGGGGTTTTTTAGGGGTAATGGTTTGAATGTGATGAAGGTTGCACCGGAAAGTGCATTAAGATTTTTTGCATTTGAACTACTGAAAGATTATATAGTTAAAGCCAAAGGTACTGATAAGAGTGATATTGGTGCTTCTGGCCGTTTGATTGCTGGTGGTTTAGCCGGTGCAGTGGCACAAACTGCTATctatcccttggatcttgtgaaAACTCGACTACAGACTCATGCATGTGAAGGCAGTAGAGTTCCCAGTCTAGCCACTTTAACAAAAGACATTTGGGTTCATGAAGGGCCTCGAGCTTTCTACAGAGGGGTTGTACCATCTCTTCTTGGAATTATTCCATATGCAGGCATAGATCTTACTGCATATGAGACCCTAAAGGAGATGTCTAGAACATATATTCTTAACAACACTG AACCAGGCCCTCTTGTGCAACTGGGTTGTGGAACTATCTCAGGTGCTCTAGGTGCAACGTGTGTTTACCCTTTGCAGGTTATTAGAACGAG AATGCAGGCCCAACGTGCCAACTCCTCTACTTCTTATAGTGGGATGTCTGATGTGTTCTGGAaaacctttagaaatgaaggatTTGGGGGGTTCTATAAAGGGCTATTCCCGAACCTACTCAAAGTAGTGCCATCTGCTAGCATTACTTATCTAGTTTATGAAACAATGAAAAAGAGTCTTTTCCTTGATTAA